One window from the genome of Rickettsiella endosymbiont of Xylota segnis encodes:
- a CDS encoding helix-turn-helix transcriptional regulator, which translates to MVKNKLKTLSPLDKLHNQEHIFKKELSKTFLEYLDSMPSHKRIEQIYSLLYGQNLPILDRGLTLQEKRCLYLAGQGKEIKEAASILGLSQRTIKYHRANIIKKLQVPNITAAVASGFQYNAHRNVDDLILSLNTDQHFQRFTEKFQIIAQALGKVFNINVFLISQNGKIYWANDHMLKSIFIPELHLIQGKHVSIFGDKPWINTKMVIKTRTAKILIEKFANKKYLTIKAPYFKKEFNGVMGLSIEVTHIKTSMLPVEL; encoded by the coding sequence ATGGTAAAGAATAAACTAAAGACTTTGTCCCCCCTCGACAAATTACACAATCAAGAACATATTTTCAAAAAAGAACTATCCAAAACTTTTCTTGAATATCTCGATAGCATGCCGTCGCATAAGCGTATTGAACAAATATATTCATTACTCTATGGCCAGAATTTACCTATTTTAGATCGAGGTTTAACGCTACAAGAAAAGCGATGTTTGTATTTGGCTGGTCAAGGAAAAGAGATTAAAGAGGCAGCAAGTATCTTAGGTTTATCACAACGAACTATTAAATATCATCGAGCGAATATTATAAAAAAACTGCAAGTTCCTAATATAACTGCTGCCGTTGCTTCCGGTTTTCAATACAATGCCCATCGAAATGTAGATGATCTGATTTTAAGTCTAAATACAGATCAACATTTTCAAAGGTTTACAGAAAAATTTCAGATCATAGCCCAGGCTTTAGGTAAAGTTTTTAATATAAATGTTTTTTTAATTAGTCAGAATGGTAAAATTTATTGGGCGAATGATCATATGCTTAAGTCTATTTTTATTCCGGAATTACATCTCATTCAAGGGAAGCATGTCAGTATTTTTGGCGATAAACCTTGGATTAATACTAAGATGGTTATTAAAACAAGAACAGCTAAAATTCTTATAGAAAAGTTTGCAAATAAAAAATACTTGACAATAAAGGCACCCTATTTTAAAAAAGAATTTAATGGTGTTATGGGATTGTCGATTGAGGTTACGCATATAAAAACATCCATGTTACCTGTTGAACTTTAA
- a CDS encoding PAS domain-containing hybrid sensor histidine kinase/response regulator — translation MKKLIIEQRIKETIQYYETIITKMPGHVYWLDRHGLALGCNQNVLNMFGFKSVNEFKGLSFEKMGEICNWSLETIQSFKKDSLEVLHTGQPKLNIEEPPIPNREGQLIYFLTNRVPIIDNNRNVVSMIGISVDITERKRLEEKLKFTKEKAEAANNTKTEFIRNISHDLRTPLSGIIGLSQLQAKEGASIQEKEYGQWIYDAAQQLLELLNSVVESAVIEDPLELIKKDRFDLIQIAKELHALMQASILSKKLTFQLKLDALPLIISDRIKLKRILLNLLSNAVKFTKKGTISLEINLLSIKDNQAKISMKISDTGIGISKDKQEKIFDRFYRVHPSYLAEYSGYGLGLYLVKKSTEALGGTINVSSIEGEGSCFSLKFNFALAEPASMLSPNNLEPNSNGDLQSLATINLKGSVLVAEDNTLVAYVVKKLLTGFGCQVEIASTGEAALQILQTQTFNCGLLDIGLPGLDGIEVTRRYREWELLNNKPYLPIFAVTAHAEEQVKQQCQEAGCDQVLIKPFTEKDVKTIKKFLQ, via the coding sequence ATGAAAAAACTAATAATTGAACAGCGTATTAAAGAAACAATCCAATATTATGAAACCATAATCACTAAGATGCCAGGCCATGTTTATTGGTTAGATAGGCATGGACTGGCGCTTGGTTGCAATCAAAATGTATTAAATATGTTTGGATTTAAATCAGTCAATGAGTTTAAAGGACTATCCTTTGAAAAAATGGGAGAAATTTGCAATTGGAGTCTTGAAACAATTCAATCATTTAAGAAAGATAGTTTAGAGGTTTTACATACAGGGCAACCAAAGCTTAATATTGAAGAACCACCTATCCCAAATCGAGAGGGTCAATTAATCTATTTTTTAACAAATAGAGTGCCTATCATAGATAACAACAGAAATGTGGTTAGTATGATTGGAATATCTGTCGATATTACAGAACGTAAAAGATTAGAAGAAAAGCTTAAATTTACCAAGGAAAAGGCTGAAGCGGCCAACAATACAAAAACTGAATTTATCAGAAATATCAGTCATGATTTACGCACTCCCTTATCCGGTATTATTGGCCTTTCTCAGCTACAAGCTAAAGAAGGGGCAAGTATTCAAGAGAAAGAGTATGGTCAGTGGATTTATGATGCTGCGCAACAGTTATTGGAATTGCTTAATTCGGTGGTAGAGTCAGCGGTTATTGAAGATCCATTAGAGCTAATAAAAAAGGATAGATTTGATTTAATTCAGATAGCAAAGGAGTTGCATGCATTGATGCAAGCTTCAATATTAAGTAAAAAATTAACGTTTCAATTAAAATTAGATGCTCTACCGCTTATAATCAGCGATCGAATTAAATTAAAAAGAATATTACTCAATCTCCTTTCTAATGCCGTTAAGTTTACTAAAAAGGGAACGATCAGTTTAGAAATTAATCTATTATCGATAAAAGATAATCAAGCTAAAATAAGCATGAAGATTTCCGATACCGGCATTGGTATTAGTAAAGATAAACAGGAAAAGATATTTGATCGTTTTTATCGTGTCCATCCCTCATATCTTGCTGAATATAGTGGCTATGGTCTTGGCTTATATTTGGTTAAAAAATCGACTGAAGCATTAGGAGGCACTATAAACGTTTCTAGCATCGAAGGAGAGGGGAGTTGTTTTAGTTTGAAGTTTAACTTTGCTTTGGCCGAACCGGCCAGCATGTTATCCCCAAATAATTTAGAGCCAAACTCTAATGGAGATTTGCAATCCCTAGCTACTATTAACCTAAAAGGTTCAGTGCTAGTCGCCGAGGATAATACCTTAGTTGCGTATGTTGTTAAAAAATTATTAACCGGTTTTGGTTGTCAGGTGGAAATCGCGTCGACGGGTGAAGCTGCATTGCAAATTCTACAAACACAAACCTTTAATTGTGGATTATTGGACATTGGTTTACCAGGTTTAGATGGCATAGAGGTGACAAGACGTTATCGTGAATGGGAGCTTCTTAATAATAAACCTTATTTGCCAATTTTTGCCGTGACAGCACACGCTGAAGAGCAAGTTAAGCAGCAATGTCAAGAAGCAGGTTGTGACCAAGTGTTAATTAAACCTTTCACCGAGAAAGATGTCAAAACTATCAAGAAATTTTTGCAATAA